ATTGGAGGCCGCCAATGGATGAGGAGAGAGGTGATACAGATCCATTGGTGGGCGCACAAGATGGGCCCATAGGCGTAGACTCAAATCAGTTTCCTATGCCTGGTGATGCTGCAGGTCAGAAAACAAGGTTATGTCGGAAGTGCAACCAATTTAAGCCACCTCGCTGCCATCACTGTTCTGTTTGTGAGTTCTCTGCATTATGTTCTTTCTGGAGGTTTGATTTTCCAAGAAAGgaccttatttttttttaactgactCTAGGTGGAAGGTGTATATTGAAAATGGACCATCACTGCGTGTGGGTTGTCAACTGTGTTGGGGCCATGAATTACAAacatttccttcttttcttggtATGTTAAATCCATCTGCTTGCAGGTTTGATTTGAGTATCCGAGCCTATGTTTAATTCATACAAAGTATGTTTTAAGCACTGTGGTGCTCATTGAGATGGATAATTATTCTACTCTGAGCTGTTGAGTTGACCCATTAATTTATGCTGTTTATGGATCTACAGTTTTTGCCATTTTAATATTGTCTTTGGTTTCTAATGACTTAAGTTTCTCAAGCAGCAATAGCATATTATATCTAAATGTGTTACTGCCTGTTCAGTGTGAACATTCTAGGTTTAAGACATGCCCAAATTAAAACGATGTATGAGATCTAATAGTTACGTAGTGAAAAAAGTAGTTCAGGCACGGGAGAAATGCGGAACTTGAAGAAATGCTCTCCCTCActctctttcttgttttttctaTTCCATTCATCTTTGGATGCTCGGGTTAATATTTTTATACTATTTTGTAGCCAGATAAGACATGCTTTGATACTTCTCTCTTTGATACTAGGACATGCGTTTATTGGGAACTGTTaccttaaacaaaaaataaagtctAATACCTTGCAGCAAGATACGcaccatttcttcttcttctgttttttcatTTGTGTGTTTTATGGGAAGTTTAATATATGTACAACCACTCGAGCAGAGATGGTTTTATCTTCTCAtaaaaattatttctttttcgGATATTCAAATAGCATGTTTCTTATGTTCATTAAAAGATATGCTAAATGGTTGTTATGCTCGATGTATGTAGTTCATATGCTTGagcttatgttttctttttcaagaAAGCTAGATAAAATAGACTGTCTTGGTGCTATcagttgaaaaaagaaaagaaggtggTGTTTACTGATGGTGTTAGTGTTTCTTGTTTGCATGCAGTTGTTCACATTTCTCGAGACAACtcttgttactttgtcattGTTATCAGTTTTTATAGCATTTTTTACCGATGGTGAGATATCTGGAACAGCTGGAACTCTTGCAGCCACTTTTATCTCATTTGGTAATCAGTACAAGCTCTTTACCCTCCTCATCTGATGTCATTATCCTTTTCATTACCATAATATTATCCTTCTATCCTTCCAGTGCTGAATTTATCATTTGCGTTGAGTTTATTGGGCTTTCTTATTATGCACATGATGCTAGTGGTGTCAAATACCACTACTATTGAGGTAATGCCTTCCTCCATTGATTCGACTCCTT
This DNA window, taken from Tripterygium wilfordii isolate XIE 37 chromosome 20, ASM1340144v1, whole genome shotgun sequence, encodes the following:
- the LOC119987247 gene encoding probable protein S-acyltransferase 14; this encodes MNKSSGRVMAWNVFKFCTPLRALGSIMILVVLAIIGVTYYSVVVVNYGPALFHGGRDTVVSLAVLLLFHFLLAMLLWSYFSVVLTDPGGVPRNWRPPMDEERGDTDPLVGAQDGPIGVDSNQFPMPGDAAGQKTRLCRKCNQFKPPRCHHCSVCGRCILKMDHHCVWVVNCVGAMNYKHFLLFLLFTFLETTLVTLSLLSVFIAFFTDGEISGTAGTLAATFISFVLNLSFALSLLGFLIMHMMLVVSNTTTIEAYEKRTNSKGYYDLGWKKNFEQVFGRDKRYWLVPAYSEDDLQQMPALRGFEYPTRPDLNELQQL